One stretch of Oceanipulchritudo coccoides DNA includes these proteins:
- a CDS encoding type II toxin-antitoxin system Phd/YefM family antitoxin, protein MKHTYNIHEAKTHLSKLVEEAAVGEEIIIAKSGKPKAKLVPYADEPRREPGRYKANIQLSATFFDPLPVEELRAWEGTSK, encoded by the coding sequence ATGAAACACACCTACAACATCCACGAAGCGAAAACGCATCTGTCCAAGCTGGTAGAGGAAGCGGCGGTGGGTGAAGAAATCATCATCGCGAAGTCGGGGAAGCCGAAAGCGAAACTGGTACCCTATGCGGATGAGCCGAGGCGTGAACCGGGACGTTACAAGGCGAACATTCAGCTATCCGCCACTTTTTTTGATCCTCTTCCCGTGGAAGAGTTGAGGGCATGGGAGGGAACATCCAAATGA
- a CDS encoding type II toxin-antitoxin system VapC family toxin — MNLLLDTCAALWWWQDSPSLSVKARECVTNSRNTIYFSSVSAMELSTKVRLGKLALSGQLARNLGAAVASSGWQELALSINEAQQAGGLEWPHRDPFDRLLAAQALHNKLTLLTCDSAFVTFPDIKVVW, encoded by the coding sequence ATGAACCTCCTGCTCGATACCTGTGCTGCACTCTGGTGGTGGCAGGACTCACCCAGCCTTTCGGTCAAGGCACGGGAGTGCGTTACCAATAGCCGCAACACCATCTACTTCAGCTCGGTCAGCGCGATGGAGCTATCCACAAAAGTCCGGCTGGGGAAACTCGCCCTCTCCGGCCAGCTGGCGAGGAATCTCGGAGCAGCGGTTGCCTCTTCCGGTTGGCAGGAACTTGCCCTTTCCATCAATGAAGCCCAGCAAGCCGGCGGGCTCGAGTGGCCGCACCGGGATCCTTTTGACCGGCTCCTTGCTGCCCAGGCGCTTCACAATAAGCTGACCCTGCTGACTTGTGATTCCGCCTTCGTTACTTTTCCGGACATCAAAGTTGTCTGGTAA
- the purB gene encoding adenylosuccinate lyase, producing the protein MDAIPNILAQRYASAAIRDIWSPSGKIRLEREYWIAVMKAQVDLGMSIPAEAIKAYEAALDDIDLAAIDRRERITRHDVKARIEAFNEKAGAEHIHKGMTSRDLTENVEQLQLYRSVRILFLKSLAVLKAFSVKADEYKDVVLTARTHNVAAQPTTVGKRIAMFGEDLMRATRKLGALLEDYPARGLKGAVGTQLDLLTLFDGDVEKVSQLESRVLKHLGLPGQLFTVGQVYPRSLDFEVISLFNLVASGPSSFARTLRLMAGHELGSEGFSKGQVGSSAMPHKMNARSCERINGFATILKGYLSMVQGLMGDQWNEGDVSCSVVRRVALPDACFALDGLLETTLTVLTQMEVYPAVIDRENAYYFPFLSTTTLLMEAVKAGTGREQAHEAIKENAVATVADLRAGKISANNLAERLAADSRLGLSKEQIDGVISSAEKLSGKASAQVDAFARTVTALLKDYPEAGAYEPEPIL; encoded by the coding sequence ATGGACGCCATTCCTAACATTCTCGCCCAGCGTTACGCCTCGGCCGCCATCCGCGATATCTGGTCACCCTCCGGGAAGATCCGCCTCGAGCGGGAATACTGGATCGCCGTCATGAAGGCACAGGTCGATCTCGGGATGTCAATTCCGGCTGAGGCCATTAAGGCCTATGAGGCGGCCCTTGATGATATTGACCTGGCGGCAATCGACCGGCGCGAGCGCATCACACGGCATGATGTGAAGGCCCGCATCGAGGCGTTCAATGAAAAGGCCGGCGCGGAACACATCCACAAGGGCATGACCAGCCGTGATCTCACCGAAAATGTCGAGCAGCTCCAGCTCTATCGCTCGGTGCGCATATTATTTTTAAAGAGTCTCGCCGTGCTCAAGGCGTTTTCCGTCAAGGCCGATGAGTACAAGGACGTTGTCCTCACGGCCCGGACCCACAATGTCGCCGCCCAGCCAACGACCGTCGGCAAGCGCATCGCCATGTTCGGGGAAGACCTGATGCGTGCCACGCGGAAGCTGGGGGCCCTGCTCGAGGATTATCCGGCCCGTGGCCTCAAGGGCGCCGTCGGCACACAACTGGACCTGCTGACCCTGTTTGACGGGGATGTCGAGAAGGTCAGCCAGCTGGAATCACGTGTCCTCAAGCACCTCGGTTTGCCCGGACAATTGTTTACCGTCGGGCAGGTCTATCCACGCAGTCTCGACTTTGAGGTCATCAGCCTTTTCAACCTCGTCGCCTCGGGGCCCTCCAGCTTTGCCCGCACGCTGCGGCTCATGGCAGGCCATGAATTGGGGTCGGAAGGATTTTCCAAGGGACAGGTCGGCTCATCCGCCATGCCCCACAAGATGAATGCCCGTTCCTGCGAACGTATCAACGGATTCGCTACAATCCTCAAGGGCTACCTCAGTATGGTCCAGGGATTGATGGGCGACCAGTGGAATGAAGGCGATGTCTCCTGCTCCGTTGTGCGCCGCGTCGCCCTGCCCGATGCCTGCTTCGCCCTGGATGGACTCCTTGAAACGACCCTCACTGTCCTCACCCAGATGGAGGTCTATCCCGCCGTCATCGATCGCGAGAACGCCTACTATTTCCCCTTCCTCTCGACCACCACCCTTCTCATGGAAGCGGTCAAGGCCGGTACGGGACGTGAACAGGCCCACGAGGCTATCAAGGAAAACGCGGTTGCCACAGTGGCTGATCTCCGCGCCGGGAAAATCTCCGCCAACAACCTCGCCGAGCGCCTTGCCGCCGATTCACGGCTTGGCTTGTCGAAGGAACAGATCGATGGTGTGATTTCCTCGGCGGAGAAGCTTTCCGGAAAGGCCTCCGCGCAAGTGGACGCCTTCGCCCGGACCGTCACCGCCTTGCTTAAAGACTACCCTGAGGCCGGAGCCTACGAGCCCGAGCCCATCCTCTGA
- a CDS encoding response regulator, which produces MGKQIRVMFVEDNTEYRNVVSAAMHRKPEINLVSVNGTAERALSELKCLNESSHIDVILLDISLPGISGLEAITEIQAIDPEAKIVILTQSEERADILSAIHQGAAGYLLKSSTIQQIFECISIVAAGGAMLDPSMANYILDTVMSARLEEGSSDLLTSREREVLELIAQGLAKKEISEKLGLSFFTIAAHIRNIYEKLNVVNAAAAVHQAHKKGIL; this is translated from the coding sequence ATGGGTAAACAAATTCGAGTCATGTTTGTAGAGGACAACACGGAGTATCGCAATGTGGTCAGCGCTGCGATGCACCGTAAACCGGAAATCAATTTAGTAAGCGTCAATGGCACAGCTGAACGCGCCCTAAGTGAATTGAAGTGCCTGAATGAAAGCAGCCACATTGACGTCATCTTGCTCGACATTAGCTTACCCGGCATCTCTGGGCTTGAAGCCATAACTGAAATCCAAGCAATTGATCCCGAGGCGAAGATTGTCATACTCACACAATCCGAAGAGAGAGCAGACATCCTCTCCGCGATCCATCAGGGTGCAGCGGGCTATCTGCTAAAATCTTCTACAATCCAGCAGATATTCGAGTGCATCAGTATCGTCGCAGCAGGCGGTGCGATGCTTGACCCCAGCATGGCCAATTACATTCTGGATACAGTCATGTCTGCTCGCCTTGAGGAAGGTTCTTCAGACCTTTTAACAAGCAGGGAGCGCGAAGTTCTGGAGCTGATCGCACAGGGATTAGCGAAAAAAGAAATTTCCGAGAAGCTAGGGCTCAGTTTCTTTACGATTGCAGCTCACATCCGCAACATCTACGAAAAACTCAATGTCGTGAATGCAGCCGCAGCTGTACACCAGGCCCACAAAAAGGGCATTCTATAA
- a CDS encoding sensor histidine kinase, with translation MITLSALLHLRADADFTSALSTSELENHIREIDERLGTLAQIRMRSDIGAVGYRSETDHFDVIELTFDQEAVVDQIVVVPVIHSNPSDGFMPFCFPVKFDLELFDRNGIPIKTVARYQRAENELAGIAPLIFPFPPTKAAGIRINITQFSIRELDKIPALELSEVMVFEGNVNVALGCQVKTTSNPARWSRHRRPEFLVDGAVPYMMDCPGDKSSAGTISNSAVDFQQSYTVDLGAIYPIDRIQLHALEQSTSVPSPFAGDMGIPRLIRIEASLLPDFSDSIMIAEKEHRSHYQTNPILFYQFEETKARYIKLIAVEPYIHDTGKLRRVGGERLSRARTGFAEAQVFSGSENVAFGKKVSANFIHSPTNWRRSLSALTDGLNYYGRIIPIREWMSQLAERHQLETNRPHLLAELNNRYAQQKAHLKLLGWLLLLCILLVFFAILIGHITRLREIAKLKESFAADMHDELGANIHVIGLLADMAKDAIDSPDELVDAVDEIRAATERTSSSIRNYTKKQFGISEGMLLQEIERNASRILAGVDYTVHVDGERYVESIDTHRQMNLLLFLKECMVNVSRHSSATKCDIRLRCDDKRTDLSVTDNGKGMEGTPTRDLPPSLKRRAKILRGAAKVTSSESTGTCVTLSMKTHRWSIFN, from the coding sequence TTGATCACACTCAGCGCCCTTTTACATCTGAGAGCTGATGCAGACTTCACGTCGGCACTTTCCACAAGTGAGCTGGAGAACCACATCCGAGAAATCGACGAGCGATTAGGCACGCTGGCTCAGATCAGGATGCGCTCGGACATTGGAGCGGTCGGATACCGATCAGAAACAGACCATTTTGATGTGATCGAGCTTACTTTTGACCAAGAGGCAGTGGTCGACCAGATTGTCGTAGTCCCAGTGATCCATTCCAATCCATCAGATGGCTTCATGCCCTTCTGTTTCCCCGTGAAGTTTGACCTGGAACTGTTTGATCGTAATGGAATCCCAATCAAGACAGTCGCCCGCTATCAGCGAGCGGAGAACGAACTCGCAGGAATCGCACCTTTGATCTTCCCCTTCCCTCCGACAAAGGCTGCTGGAATACGGATCAACATAACTCAATTTTCGATACGCGAGCTGGACAAAATACCTGCCTTGGAACTCTCGGAGGTGATGGTTTTTGAGGGCAATGTGAATGTGGCCTTAGGCTGCCAAGTAAAGACAACCAGCAACCCTGCAAGATGGAGTCGCCATCGCCGTCCTGAGTTTCTGGTCGATGGAGCCGTTCCCTACATGATGGATTGCCCCGGGGATAAATCCAGCGCAGGAACCATCAGTAACTCAGCAGTCGACTTCCAGCAAAGCTATACTGTAGATTTGGGTGCTATTTACCCAATTGATCGTATACAACTCCATGCCCTTGAACAGAGCACCTCAGTTCCGAGCCCATTTGCCGGCGACATGGGAATACCGCGCCTGATCCGTATTGAAGCCTCCCTGCTGCCGGATTTTTCAGATTCGATCATGATCGCCGAAAAAGAGCATCGTTCGCACTATCAGACCAATCCCATATTGTTCTATCAATTTGAGGAAACTAAAGCCCGCTACATAAAACTGATCGCTGTAGAACCCTACATTCATGATACGGGAAAATTAAGACGCGTGGGTGGCGAAAGATTGTCGCGCGCAAGAACCGGATTTGCAGAGGCTCAAGTCTTTTCCGGATCTGAAAATGTCGCCTTTGGAAAGAAGGTTTCTGCAAATTTCATTCACAGCCCTACAAATTGGAGACGCAGCCTATCAGCGCTCACTGACGGGCTCAATTATTACGGCCGAATCATCCCGATCCGCGAGTGGATGAGTCAGCTTGCCGAACGACATCAGTTGGAAACTAACCGTCCACACTTGCTGGCAGAGCTAAATAACCGCTATGCACAACAGAAAGCGCATTTAAAGCTACTGGGCTGGTTACTGCTGCTTTGCATCCTCCTGGTGTTTTTTGCCATCTTGATCGGACATATCACGCGCCTGCGCGAGATTGCGAAACTGAAGGAATCCTTTGCTGCCGACATGCACGATGAACTGGGAGCCAATATCCATGTGATTGGGTTACTTGCTGACATGGCCAAGGATGCGATTGACTCACCCGATGAACTGGTTGATGCGGTCGATGAGATACGAGCCGCAACCGAGCGAACCAGCTCGTCGATCCGGAATTACACAAAGAAGCAGTTCGGAATATCCGAGGGCATGCTGCTTCAGGAAATCGAACGCAATGCCAGTCGTATTTTAGCTGGTGTTGATTACACCGTGCATGTCGATGGCGAGCGATATGTGGAAAGCATCGATACGCATCGACAAATGAACCTGCTTCTATTCCTCAAAGAGTGTATGGTCAACGTGAGCAGGCACTCCAGCGCAACCAAATGCGACATTCGACTTCGTTGTGATGACAAGAGGACGGATCTGTCGGTCACTGATAATGGCAAGGGTATGGAGGGCACACCAACAAGAGACTTACCACCCTCTCTCAAACGCCGGGCTAAGATTTTACGTGGCGCAGCCAAAGTCACTAGTTCAGAATCTACCGGCACCTGTGTCACGCTAAGCATGAAGACCCACCGATGGAGTATTTTTAACTGA